A part of Acropora palmata chromosome 6, jaAcrPala1.3, whole genome shotgun sequence genomic DNA contains:
- the LOC141885374 gene encoding uncharacterized protein LOC141885374: protein MASSSSAVNDSVILTEDDIPGASLAGRNPSSLKNEELRFWLGCRGDSLKGLNTKALLVKRVEEYVKSGRDQMVIDPDPDEIYTKRKKRIVNVIMSSTPSSSPSVKYPNDGWGNSLERMSSFTRAEMNQHITNSGKTVANIQHHSIIIL, encoded by the exons ATGGCGTCCTCAAGTAGTGCTGTGAATGACTCAGTTATTCTTACTGAAGATGACATTCCCGGAGCCTCGCTTGCTGGGCGAAATCCTTCTTCGCTGAAGAATGAAGAGTTGCGATTTTGGTTGGGGTGTCGTGGGGATTCCCTTAAAGGACTTAACACAAAAGCTTTGCTTGTAAAACG AGTGGAGGAATACGTGAAAAGTGGACGCGATCAAATGGTGATTGATCCCGATCCGGACGAAATttacaccaaaagaaaaaagaggatTGTGAATGTTATTATGAGCAGCACTCCTTCGTCATCACCCAGCGTGAAATACCCAAACGATGGCTGGGGAAATTCTCTGGAAAGAATGTCTTCATTCACCCGTGCAGAAATGAATCAGCATATTACGAATTCAGGGAAAACAGTCGCGAACATCCAACATCATTCTATCATCATTCTATAG
- the LOC141885350 gene encoding uncharacterized protein LOC141885350 — MPGDNCSVFGCGTCRRTKGIGIWKLPSARNAEYKKWREERLSEITKTRVIDKDFQKQIDNDKVFTCEKHFKIEDIEIFHSEKMVKKKPKIGALPTLNMPKRSHDTTKPATRPSRTVVTNNPVAENVKKYYQSFNDLCKRVKTLKTLNDWIVQELEDRLVLKKERSQVMLPEIEIMIDDSLGFTIYVYGWLLPEDHELYTANLRSITNITVSDLVKSIATQSICPGVKPSEFSSSILHHVIPKSVDPFFDDDDGGTSFPHQEYWRTRGCVVLFGHGEQCCSCHQYSHKSELSHKAKEKKIAKPAHLFSPISQTAPQRIKLTLQMQRLKCAELEQKLEEMKLEIQRSSVEVDHQLSQDITSILGKSEKNITPFMDLFWQQQKKLSTRSSTGVRYHPMIIRYCLSLATKSPACYEELRKSKILVLPSQRTLKDYRNCIHPKAGFQEEVIEELKDLTNSYFDVQRYIVLLFDEMKIMSNLVFDKVTGELIGYLDLGDPDINFGTLEKVDGIASHALVFFIRGICTELKFSLAYFATNGVTSHQLMPLFWEAIGVLELTCNLWVIASTSDGASPNRRLYRMHKPLDNNAEDDICYRTINLYAPHRYIYFFSDVPHLVKTTRNCLYSSGHGSCTRYMWNDGNHLLWQHIVQLYYQDVENGLKLMPRLTYDHIKLNSYSTMRVSLAAQILSSTVAAVLKSFGPPDAKGTSKLCEMVDSYFDCLNVRSTTEHQSKRKSFLAPYRSVDDPRFLWLTNDFLGYLRDWKDSIAQCPGNFTKNARSRMFLSWQTYEGLQISAYSVVEATKFLLNEGVEYVLTERFCQDPIEEYFGNQRKLGRRNDNPDMKMFGYNNNTIRVQRAVSCQSGNTRGRKDRDRSWVNVSDDPVPKRKKQ; from the exons ATGCCTGGCGATAACTGTTCCGTTTTTGGCTGTGGTACGTGCCGGAGGACGAAAGGAATCGGCATCTGGAAACTGCCCTCTGCACGAAATGCCGAATACAAGAAGTGGCGAGAAGAGCGGCTGAGTGAGATCACGAAAACAAGAGTTATTGACAAAGATTTCCAGAAACAGATCGACAATGACAAGGTTTTTACCTGtgagaaacatttcaaaattgaggATATAGAAATAT TTCATTCGGAAAAGATggtgaaaaagaaaccaaagatTGGAGCCTTGCCGACGTTGAACATGCCGAAGAGAAGTCATGATACGACAAAACCAGCTACACGTCCTTCGAGAACCGTGGTAACTAACAACCCCGTTGCAGAGAACGTCAAGAAGTATTACCAAAGCTTCAACGACCTCTGTAAAAGAGTCAAAACACTCAAAACGTTGAACGATTGGATAGTCCAGGAACTAGAGGACAGACTAGTTTTAAAGAAGGAAAGATCTCAAGTTATGCTACCAGAAATTGAGATTATGATTGACGATAGTCTGGGATTCACTATTTATGTATATGGGTGGCTCCTACCTGAAGACCATGAACTGTACACTGCAAATTTAAGGTCAATTACTAACATTACTGTGTCTGACCTTGTAAAGAGTATTGCCACTCAGTCTATTTGTCCTGGGGTCAAACCATCTGAATTCTCAAGCAGCATATTGCATCATGTTATTCCAAAGTCTGTTGATCCTTTTttcgatgatgatgatggtggcACTTCATTTCCACATCAAGAATATTGGAGAACTCGTGGTTGTGTAGTTTTGTTTGGACATGGTGAACAGTGTTGTAGTTGTCATCAGTATTCACATAAATCTGAACTCAGTCacaaggcaaaagaaaagaaaattgctaaGCCAGCACATCTATTTTCACCTATATCACAGACGGCACCACAGCGAATTAAGCTGACACTGCAGATGCAGAGGTTAAAATGTGCTGAACTTGagcaaaaacttgaagaaatgaagctTGAAATACAGAGGTCAAGTGTTGAAGTTGATCACCAGTTGAGCCAGGACATTACCAGTATCCTTGGTAAATCAGAGAAGAACATAACACCATTTATGGATCTATTTTGGCAGCAACAGAAAAAGCTGTCGACAAGAAGCTCAACAGGTGTTAGATACCATCCGATGATCATACGTTACTGTTTATCTCTTGCTACAAAATCACCAGCATGCTACGAAGAATTGCGCAAGAGTAAGATCCTTGTCCTTCCAAGTCAGCGAACTCTCAAGGACTATAGGAACTGTATCCACCCAAAGGCTGGATTCCAAGAAGAAGTTATTGAAGAGTTGAAAGACTTAACAAATAGCTACTTTGATGTCCAAAGATACATTGTACTGTTGTttgatgaaatgaagattATGTCAAACCTTGTTTTTGACAAAGTCACTGGTGAACTAATTGGATATCTTGACCTGGGAGACCCAGACATAAACTTTGGAACACTTGAAAAAGTTGACGGGATTGCCAGCCATGCTCTGGTATTCTTCATCAGAGGCATTTGCACTGAGCTGAAGTTCAGTCTGGCATATTTTGCTACAAATGGGGTCACCTCCCATCAGCTAATGCCACTATTCTGGGAGGCCATAGGTGTATTAGAATTAACCTGCAACCTTTGGGTGATTGCTAGCACCTCTGATGGAGCATCACCCAACAGGAGGCTCTATCGAATGCACAAACCCCTGGATAACAATGCTGAGGATGATATTTGTTATCGAACCATAAACTTATATGCGCCACATCGGTACATATATTTCTTCTCTGATGTACCCCATCTGGTCAAGACTACGAGGAACTGCCTTTACAGCTCTGGACATGGATCATGCACTCG GTACATGTGGAATGACGGGAATCATTTGCTGTGGCAACATATAGTGCAGCTGTATTACCAAGATGTTGAGAATGGTTTAAAGTTGATGCCCAGATTAACTTATGATCACATTAAGCTGAATTCCTATTCAACCATGCGTGTAAGTCTGGCAGCCCAGATACTGAGTTCTACTGTGGCAGCTGTGTTGAAGTCATTTGGTCCTCCAGATGCAAAAGGAACATCAAAGCTGTGTGAAATGGTGGATTCTTATTTTGATTGTCTCAATGTGCGCAGCACAACTGAGCATCAAAGTAAGAGGAAATCATTTCTTGCACCATATAGATCAGTGGATGATCCAAGATTTCTTTGGTTGACAAATGATTTCCTTGGCTATCTGAGGGATTGGAAGGACAGCATCGCCCAATGCCCTGgtaattttacaaagaatgCCAGGAGCAGGATGTTCTTATCCTGGCAGACATATGAAGGCCTGCAGATCTCAGCCTATTCAGTTGTAGAGGCaacaaagtttcttttgaatgaaGGTGTAGAGTATGTCTTAACTGAGAGGTTTTGCCAAGATCCTATAGAAGAATACTTTGGAAACCAGAGGAAGTTGGgaagaagaaatgacaatCCCGACATGAAGATGTTTGGCTACAACAATAATACCATCAGAGTACAACGTGCAGTCTCCTGTCAGTCTGGGAACACACGTGGAAGGAAAGACCGAGACAGATCATGGGTCAATGTTTCGGATGACCCAGTGCCAAAGAGGAAGAAACAATGA
- the LOC141885379 gene encoding uncharacterized protein LOC141885379 produces the protein MADTNDLVFFGDDFDAILGILEEEEELDEQFRQAADQVQLENVMCELCQKKCKSKNGLKRHKTVKHKDTREDVENQKEVAQESCLTYVASSTIVEKAKLKIADVKIHPKSIRDELSAYTYDNGLQEITAEFCDIEDLYKRLIKSGNAERFYSCFYSTIALNAVKYFKGLSRNAATLLSTKVADCMLAHSKEKIESIYTCTPLTKLSDEEKAGLQYIGGYVLHKLHTKHAGKSSESEQAISILKAGKLEDQNAIECQKLTSCLNRGGLWAISKNAQLIFERTEHYFRDATSKANVQNIAFANIISRSVHDVEVVSAYNSMLSSSELIINSSVAKDVLHNIIQLYVKVRSFSFAKDIIQKHKIRLKQMKSKALRKDISRASHESDQQRQN, from the exons ATGGCGGACACGAATGATTTGGTTTTCTTCGGAGACGATTTTGACGCTATTTTAGGTATtttggaagaagaagaagagctTGATGAACAGTTTAGACAAGCTGCTGATCAA GTTCAACTTGAAAACGTTATGTGTGAACTGTGCCAGAAGAAATGCAAAAGCAAGAACGGACTGAAACGACACAAGACAGTTAAACACAAAGATACGAGAGAAGATGTTGAGAATCAAAAAGAAGTAGCACAAGAGAGCTGTTTAACTTATGTAGCTTCCTCAACAATTGTTGAAAAAGCTAAACTCAAAATTGCTG ACGTCAAAATCCACCCAAAATCAATCCGAGACGAGCTAAGTGCCTACACCTACGACAACGGTCTACAAGAGATAACAGCTGAATTCTGTGACATTGAAGACCTATATAAACGCTTGATAAAGTCTGGGAATGCTGAAAGATTTTATTCTTGCTTCTATTCAACCATAGCTCTGAATGCAGTTAAGTATTTTAAGGGATTGTCAAGGAACGCAGCTACACTACTGTCTACCAAAGTTGCTGATTGTATGTTAGCACACAGCAAggagaaaattgaaagcatTTATACTTGTACTCCATTAACTAAACTTTCAGATGAAGAAAAAGCTGGACTGCAGTATATTGGGGGTTATGTCCTTCATAAACTTCATACCAAGCATGCTGGTAAATCATCAGAGAGTGAGCAGGCCATCTCTATCCTAAAGGCTGGCAAATTAGAAGACCAGAATGCCATTGAATGTCAGAAGTTAACTTCATGTTTAAATCGTGGTGGTTTGTGGGCAATTTCCAAAAATgctcaattaatttttgagagAACTGAGCATTATTTCCGGGATGCCACTTCGAAGGCTAATGTGCAAAACATTGCTTTTGCTAATATCATATCAAGATCTGTTCATGATGTTGAAGTTGTCTCAGCATACAATTCCATGTTATCCAGTTCTGAACTGATAATCAACAGTAGTGTTGCCAAAGATGTTTTGCACAACATCATACAACTGTATGTCAAAGTgcgttcattttcttttgcaaaagatATTATCCAGAAACACAAAATTAgattgaaacaaatgaaatcaaaggCACTCCGTAAGGATATAAGCAGAGCCTCCCACGAGAGTGACCAACAAAGGCAAAACTAA